In Devosia sp. XK-2, one DNA window encodes the following:
- a CDS encoding histidine phosphatase family protein: MRALYLTHPQVRIDAAIPVPLWGLSAEGRARAEAFAARNVVPKGAMVFSSRETKALELAELIAAAAGTPVFADHLMGENDRSATGFLPPALFEETADRFFTFPQQSIDGWERAIDAQARIVSTIRTASASVPPDTPAIFCGHGAVGTLLKCRIGNRRISREEDQGHIGAPGGGNGFVFDLAAKQLLTDWTPMEEIAADWFE, translated from the coding sequence TTGCGCGCGCTTTACCTCACCCATCCCCAGGTCAGGATCGATGCGGCCATCCCCGTCCCGCTCTGGGGCCTTTCGGCTGAGGGGCGGGCGCGGGCCGAGGCCTTTGCGGCGCGCAATGTGGTGCCCAAGGGCGCCATGGTGTTTTCCAGCCGCGAAACCAAGGCGCTGGAATTGGCCGAGCTGATCGCAGCGGCGGCCGGTACGCCGGTCTTTGCCGATCATCTGATGGGCGAGAATGATCGCTCGGCGACCGGCTTCCTGCCTCCGGCTCTGTTTGAAGAAACGGCGGACCGGTTCTTTACCTTTCCCCAGCAGAGCATTGATGGCTGGGAGAGGGCCATCGACGCGCAGGCGCGCATCGTCTCCACTATCCGTACCGCCAGCGCCTCGGTGCCACCCGATACGCCCGCTATTTTTTGCGGCCATGGCGCGGTGGGCACCTTGCTCAAATGCCGTATCGGCAATCGCCGCATTTCGCGCGAGGAAGACCAGGGCCATATCGGCGCGCCCGGGGGCGGCAACGGTTTTGTCTTTGATCTGGCCGCCAAACAGCTCCTCACCGACTGGACGCCGATGGAGGAGATTGCGGCGGACTGGTTCGAGTGA
- a CDS encoding NADPH-dependent FMN reductase has translation MKTALTLSGSIRKGSYNRMLQQHMGRKLTEAGVAVTEISLADFDMPIFNEDLEPDNVPEAAVRLAEMWRSHDIVFIATPEYNGGVPPLLVNTVTWLSRQRPSVFRHAIFGIGGVSSGKYGTIWSLSHLRDSLTKVGTLIVPTLLGIGPAEEAFDEKGDPVEPAIIRKVEQMVHELTHFSRG, from the coding sequence ATGAAGACGGCGCTTACCCTGTCCGGGTCCATCCGCAAGGGGTCCTATAACCGCATGCTGCAGCAGCATATGGGCCGCAAGCTTACCGAGGCGGGCGTCGCCGTCACCGAAATCAGCCTTGCCGATTTCGATATGCCGATCTTCAACGAGGATCTCGAACCCGACAATGTGCCCGAGGCGGCGGTCAGGCTGGCCGAGATGTGGCGCAGCCATGACATCGTCTTCATCGCGACCCCTGAATATAATGGCGGCGTGCCGCCGCTCCTGGTCAACACGGTCACTTGGCTCAGCCGTCAGAGGCCCAGCGTCTTCCGCCATGCCATTTTCGGCATTGGCGGCGTCTCTTCAGGAAAATATGGCACCATATGGTCCCTGAGCCATCTGCGTGACAGCTTGACCAAGGTGGGGACGCTGATCGTGCCGACCCTACTCGGCATCGGCCCGGCCGAAGAGGCGTTCGACGAAAAGGGGGATCCGGTGGAACCAGCCATCATCCGCAAGGTTGAACAGATGGTCCACGAACTCACCCATTTCAGCCGGGGATAG
- a CDS encoding VOC family protein: MTTSIFINVPVRDLAAAMAYYKALGFDHNPQFTDETAASIVISDTIYVMLLTHEKFRDFSGTPIPDAKAQIGALYALSRDSREAVDAIADAALAAGGREQRDPQDYGFMYGRAIADLDGHVWEYVYMDMSQFPAG, encoded by the coding sequence ATGACCACGTCGATCTTCATCAATGTGCCGGTCCGCGATCTGGCCGCCGCCATGGCCTATTACAAGGCGCTGGGGTTTGATCACAACCCGCAGTTTACCGACGAGACCGCGGCCTCGATCGTCATCAGCGACACCATCTATGTGATGCTGCTCACCCATGAGAAGTTCAGGGATTTTTCCGGCACGCCCATCCCGGACGCGAAAGCCCAGATCGGCGCGCTCTATGCCCTTTCGCGCGACAGCCGCGAGGCAGTCGATGCCATCGCCGACGCTGCCTTGGCGGCGGGAGGGCGCGAACAGCGCGATCCTCAGGACTATGGCTTCATGTATGGCCGCGCCATTGCCGACCTCGACGGCCATGTCTGGGAATATGTCTATATGGATATGAGCCAGTTTCCCGCCGGCTGA
- a CDS encoding glycosyltransferase family 8 protein, with translation MHDIVLTFDDNFWGPAYATMRSLCLTSTDPRSLRFHVFHTGLRPDNRAIIQSIAGDYGAALHLTDLKQSDILGARIAAFPRIRMKRLNPIVYVRLFLKELLPAGTARVLYIDADTFVRNPIENLFAIDMQGKVIAAVLQPDRMHCIAGRDLKARSCFSMAEPYYNAGVMLIDLERYGQVDFIAGIKDLPAEELEQFYYDQDILNFVLRGQFLELDPRWNMQNPEPAHEVFDPHILHYSSDSRPWWPWTRVAFKRTYRHLMTNAHFYRYRREQYSRLVKGWLGLR, from the coding sequence GTGCATGATATCGTCCTGACTTTTGACGACAATTTCTGGGGCCCGGCCTATGCGACCATGCGCTCGCTCTGCCTGACCAGTACCGATCCGAGATCGCTGCGCTTTCATGTCTTTCACACCGGCCTCAGGCCGGACAACCGCGCGATCATCCAGTCGATCGCCGGTGATTACGGCGCAGCGCTTCATCTGACCGATCTCAAGCAGTCCGACATTCTGGGCGCGCGGATTGCGGCCTTTCCCCGCATTCGCATGAAGCGGCTCAACCCGATCGTTTATGTGCGGTTGTTCCTCAAGGAGCTGCTGCCGGCCGGAACGGCGCGAGTGCTCTATATCGATGCGGATACCTTTGTGCGCAATCCGATTGAAAATCTGTTTGCCATCGACATGCAGGGCAAGGTAATCGCCGCCGTTCTGCAGCCGGACCGCATGCATTGCATTGCCGGCAGGGATCTCAAGGCGCGGTCCTGCTTTTCCATGGCCGAGCCCTATTACAATGCAGGGGTGATGCTGATCGATCTGGAACGCTATGGCCAGGTTGATTTCATCGCCGGCATCAAGGACCTGCCGGCCGAGGAGCTGGAGCAGTTCTATTACGACCAGGACATCCTCAATTTCGTGCTGCGCGGACAATTCCTCGAGCTCGATCCGCGCTGGAACATGCAAAACCCCGAGCCGGCACACGAGGTTTTCGACCCGCATATCCTGCATTACTCGTCCGACAGTCGGCCCTGGTGGCCCTGGACGCGGGTGGCCTTCAAACGCACCTATCGGCATCTGATGACCAATGCGCATTTTTATCGCTACCGGCGCGAGCAATATAGCCGGCTGGTCAAAGGCTGGCTGGGCCTGCGCTAG
- the dnaJ gene encoding molecular chaperone DnaJ produces MAKRDFYEVLGCQKGADEGALKSAYRKLAMQFHPDRNPGNEEAEHKFKEINEAYDTLKDPQKRAAYDRFGHAAFENGGGPRGGPGFGPEFASSMSDIFEDIFGDFMGGGGRRGGGGGGGAARMRGSDLRYNLEISLEESFDGRTVEIDVPTLSTCETCDGSGAKPGTGTHTCRQCNGHGKVRAAQGFFTIERTCPVCQGRGVMMDQPCTDCGGQGRRQQNRKLSVDVPQGIEDGTRIRLANEGEAGLRGGPPGDLYIFVSIKPHELFQRDGADLYARVPISMTTAALGGEFEVPTLDQSRAKVKVPTGTQPGQRVRLKGKGMPVLRSKDVGDLYVQLDIETPQNLSKRQRELLEEFARLETDETSPNSGGFFDKLKKMFEA; encoded by the coding sequence TTGGCCAAACGCGATTTCTACGAGGTGCTTGGCTGCCAGAAGGGCGCCGATGAAGGGGCCCTCAAGAGCGCCTATCGCAAGCTCGCCATGCAGTTTCATCCCGACCGCAATCCGGGCAATGAAGAGGCCGAGCACAAGTTCAAGGAAATCAACGAAGCCTACGATACGCTCAAGGATCCGCAAAAGCGGGCCGCCTATGACCGGTTCGGCCATGCCGCCTTTGAAAATGGTGGCGGACCGCGCGGGGGCCCGGGCTTCGGGCCGGAATTCGCCTCCTCCATGTCCGACATTTTCGAGGATATTTTCGGCGACTTCATGGGTGGCGGCGGCCGCCGTGGAGGCGGAGGCGGAGGCGGCGCGGCCCGCATGCGCGGTTCGGACCTGCGCTACAACCTGGAAATCTCGCTCGAAGAGAGCTTTGACGGCCGCACTGTCGAAATCGACGTGCCAACGCTGTCCACCTGCGAGACCTGCGATGGCTCGGGCGCCAAGCCGGGCACCGGCACCCATACCTGCCGGCAATGCAATGGCCATGGCAAGGTGCGCGCGGCCCAGGGCTTTTTCACCATTGAAAGGACCTGTCCGGTTTGTCAGGGCCGCGGGGTAATGATGGACCAGCCCTGCACCGATTGCGGTGGCCAGGGCAGGCGGCAGCAGAACCGCAAGCTTTCGGTCGATGTGCCCCAGGGCATTGAGGATGGCACGCGCATTCGCCTCGCCAATGAGGGCGAGGCCGGTCTGCGTGGCGGCCCGCCGGGCGATCTTTATATTTTCGTCTCCATCAAGCCCCACGAACTGTTCCAGCGCGATGGCGCCGATCTTTATGCCCGCGTGCCCATTTCCATGACCACGGCGGCGCTGGGCGGGGAATTCGAGGTGCCCACGCTTGATCAGTCACGCGCCAAGGTGAAGGTGCCAACCGGCACTCAGCCGGGCCAGCGCGTGCGCCTGAAGGGCAAGGGCATGCCCGTGCTCCGAAGCAAGGATGTCGGCGATCTTTATGTGCAGCTCGATATCGAGACGCCGCAGAACCTCTCCAAGCGCCAGCGCGAATTGCTCGAGGAATTTGCGCGGCTCGAAACCGACGAGACCAGTCCCAATTCAGGCGGCTTCTTCGACAAACTCAAGAAAATGTTTGAGGCTTGA